The segment CAGGGAATCTATAATGCGGCCCCTGATCTGGCAAACCTGGACAATGGAGATTTAAAATACCAGATAGACTTCAGAGAAGTTTATGGTACTATACTGGATAAATGGCTGGACGTCAACAACTCACAAGTACTCAACAAGCGATTTAATACGCTGGGATTTATTTAAACCTTAATCAGACCGATTTGAGCTGCATGTAACATCGCCTCTTTACTCTCTGTAAAAAGACAAGTATGGATGTTTTGTGCTGTTACTTTACTGAGTAATTCAAGCGTCGCAGCTTCTTTCTCTTTCCTGATGTTCCTGATATAGATAGCCTCTATATTCTTTGGATACTTTATAGCAATTGATGAATAAATGTCCGGATCTTGCTGCGAATTATCACCAAAAAGTATAAACTTCTGATTCGGAAAAGCGTCTATAATCCGCAAGACCCGTATTAGCTTACCTTCATGGCCTGTTTTTCCGGTTTTCAACAAATCTTTCCACCGCTTAATCTGGTTGAGCAAAAAAGTTCCTTCCGGCAAATTATTGAATCTGAAAGTACTGACCAGATAATCATATAGGTTCCATTCACTACTGGAAACATAGAAAAAAGGATTTGGATGTTCAGCATCGGTATGTGATAGTGCCAGTAAATTATATTGAGAACTCACGCCCGGGAAAGTTTTCCTGGTATGTGGATTTTTAATAAAAAGTTCTCTTAACCTTCTGCCTATAGTGGCAGAATGCGAAATCATAATCGTATCGTCTATATCAGATATGAATGCATATTGAGTAACATGAGGAACATAAACATCCCCGGTACTCCCCGCCAGCGCTTCCCCGTTATCGCCTAGTGCTTCTACTTTTACCTGGTGCCAGCCTGCACTCACATTTTCTTCAGCACTCCACTCAAACTTAAAAAAACCGTCGTATTCTGTAGTTTGAGTAACCGTCTGGGTGTAAAAACTAAGCCTGACTTTAACCCACGGATAGGGCTTTAAAATAAACATCCTGATCAGATAAAGGATATTTACAAAGAAATTATTGCTGTAGTTCTGGGTATTCTTCGCCTTAAATTTAAAGACATGTCCGTACACCACAAGGTTGTGTGTGTGACCATAGCCATGATATACTTTTACTGTGACAGAATTATTCATTATAAATCAAACAGAGCAGACGCATAGTTGTTTGTGCTATTGAACATTACTATACATTAATTTACCTATGAAATTATTATTTATTGTCAACCCAGGCTCGGGAAGTGATGATACAGACTTCAAAACGGTGATCACAGATTTTTTTAAGACACTGGAACATCAATTTGAAATCTATGAACTCACTACCAATTGCAGTCCTGATCAGGTTAAAGCAGCTATTGACCAGGCAAAAGCAACACGGGTGGTTGCAGTGGGTGGAGATGGGACTTTGAAACTGGTTTGTGAGTTATTAAAAGGAACGAAAACGCCAATTGGAATTATACCTGCCGGTTCAGCAAATGGCATGGCTAAAGAGTTGGGCGTACCATT is part of the Pedobacter cryoconitis genome and harbors:
- a CDS encoding App1 family protein, with amino-acid sequence MNNSVTVKVYHGYGHTHNLVVYGHVFKFKAKNTQNYSNNFFVNILYLIRMFILKPYPWVKVRLSFYTQTVTQTTEYDGFFKFEWSAEENVSAGWHQVKVEALGDNGEALAGSTGDVYVPHVTQYAFISDIDDTIMISHSATIGRRLRELFIKNPHTRKTFPGVSSQYNLLALSHTDAEHPNPFFYVSSSEWNLYDYLVSTFRFNNLPEGTFLLNQIKRWKDLLKTGKTGHEGKLIRVLRIIDAFPNQKFILFGDNSQQDPDIYSSIAIKYPKNIEAIYIRNIRKEKEAATLELLSKVTAQNIHTCLFTESKEAMLHAAQIGLIKV